The following are encoded in a window of Harmonia axyridis chromosome 7, icHarAxyr1.1, whole genome shotgun sequence genomic DNA:
- the LOC123685282 gene encoding uncharacterized protein LOC123685282 has translation MPSTDKLKASLATSVIKRENAFSAASTLLKLIEDLTTEVDVANMCLAELVKVEKTFREADELVVQLNSQLEEPGQIGSPSKFEAFFEICLHVRVAHSRLTASTSVKAPSLSSAELPIPRVDLPCFQGKVEEWPGFIALFDALVHQNNSLAPVQKFHLLASAISGEAASVISGFQLNSVNYPLAYQALHSWYQNPRRLANLYVNQILDSRPASVSSLPQLKKFVTTHQNAIHAIKALPISDLADFLLFSLAFRNLDIPSRHLFEGQLSSDDFPTLAQLLEFTNRQLRVLESTSVTSSIAPKGSLRPQSPAGSASVSPSSVPSSSGVYPRRPAYAGACPSSFSACVFCSANHSVRQCREFKAMNVNQRRAFVTERRLCRNCMSSFHATAKCSSSQSCHTCGGRHHTILHLASAATAYPSVSYAGRKSLSTEERPSSPSVSSEEPTRAFTSRGTSIRARSAGISLMSRRSPEAAGSVSSRASPASPPLHSSHSSGSSSE, from the coding sequence ATGCCGTCAACGGATAAATTGAAGGCCTCTTTGGCAACATCTGTCATTAAGCGCGAGAATGCATTTTCTGCGGCATCTACTCTTCTTAAATTAATAGAGGATTTGACCACAGAAGTCGATGTGGCCAACATGTGTCTGGCTGAGTTGGTCAAAGTGGAAAAGACTTTCAGGGAGGCTGATGAGTTAGTTGTCCAACTCAATTCTCAGCTAGAGGAGCCTGGTCAGATCGGATCACCATCAAAATTCGaggcattttttgaaatttgcctaCATGTACGTGTCGCCCATAGTCGTCTAACCGCATCTACGTCTGTTAAGGCGCCATCATTGTCATCGGCTGAGCTACCTATTCCGCGGGTTGACCTGCCTTGCTTTCAGGGCAAGGTTGAGGAATGGCCCGGATTCATCGCTCTATTCGATGCCTTAGTGCATCAGAACAATTCCCTGGCGCCCGTTCAGAAGTTTCACCTCTTGGCATCTGCCATCTCTGGTGAAGCAGCATCTGTCATTTCTGGCTTTCAATTAAATTCGGTGAATTACCCTCTGGCCTATCAAGCCCTTCACTCCTGGTATCAAAACCCTCGTCGGTTGGCGAATCTTTATGTGAATCAGATCTTGGATTCACGGCCCGCATCTGTGTCTTCCTTACCACAGTTGAAGAAATTCGTCACGACGCATCAGAATGCCATTCATGCCATCAAGGCATTACCCATTTCAGATCTGGCTGACTTCCTCTTGTTTTCTCTAGCTTTCCGCAACCTCGACATACCATCTCGCCACTTGTTTGAGGGGCAGTTATCCTCTGATGACTTTCCCACTCTCGCTCAGTTGCTCGAATTCACCAATCGACAGTTGCGAGTGTTGGAGAGCACTTCCGTCACCTCATCCATTGCACCGAAGGGATCATTAAGACCCCAATCTCCAGCAGGCTCAGCGTCTGTTTCCCCATCGTCTGTGCCTTCATCCTCTGGTGTGTATCCTCGCCGCCCTGCTTACGCTGGTGCGTGCCCTTCGTCGTTTTCCGCATGTGTGTTTTGCTCGGCGAATCATTCTGTTCGCCAGTGTCGTGAGTTCAAGGCCATGAACGTTAATCAGCGACGAGCTTTCGTGACTGAAAGGCGACTATGTAGAAATTGCATGTCGTCTTTCCATGCCACCGCTAAGTGCAGTTCGAGTCAGAGCTGTCACACATGCGGGGGACGACACCACACAATTCTCCATCTGGCATCTGCTGCCACTGCATACCCTTCCGTTTCCTATGCTGGAAGGAAATCCCTTTCAACGGAAGAACGTCCTTCTTCGCCCTCTGTTTCATCAGAGGAGCCAACCCGTGCTTTCACCTCTCGGGGCACCTCAATAAGGGCTCGATCAGCGGGGATCTCGCTGATGTCACGCCGGAGCCCTGAGGCGGCAGGTTCAGTGTCGTCTCGAGCCTCGCCAGCTTCACCACCCCTTCATTCTTCCCACTCCTCTGGAAGTAGTTCCGAATGA
- the LOC123685283 gene encoding uncharacterized protein LOC123685283 codes for MPTAWIRLDNRRNVVFGRALLDSGCQHTLITREWASKLRLLIHLGTSVNVATRQFLRLENRLENNPDLRVAYHEFMRDYLSSGHMELVPESFDHPRYEPYYIPHHPVHRPDDPATKIRVVFNASCASANGKSLNDLLLTGPKLQADISTLLLRFRLHQFVFTADIRQMYRQILIRPEQRDYQRIVWRFSKREPLQYYRLNTVTYGVSSAPYLALRTLHQLASDDGLRFPMARQVLLDEIYVDDILTGCSSESEALELRKQVQDLLMAGGFELRKWATNHLPLLDGIPSDHRRESSSIDPLLLDREPSLKILGLGWNPASDHFFYSVRLNSTTVTKRNVLSQMARIFDPLGWLTPVTFYAKIFFRQLCLLHLEWDQPLSNEIQNRWLQFQSQLPTLTELHIPRFIPAISSSAHRFIGFCDASESGYAAVVYLSTPTSSGRFHVSLLAAKSKISPCKAMSLPRLELCGAHLLAKLMHHLSTRALQNLSADYIAFCDSSVALSWIRGESHRWKTFVGNRVAEIQDLIPSNCWRHVISEDNPADCASRGLMPSDIHHHPLWWRGPPWLSLDPSSWPLSSVDSSQTEQVDDEAKPISSLMLAAISNEPTFIERFSSYLRLKRVTAFCRRFMVNARRPSFPRSGFLSSIELQEAEICLIRLVQSLHFAEELAELKKPSSRHRLVMKLHLFLDNHELIRVGGRLSASLLPY; via the coding sequence ATGCCTACCGCTTGGATACGTCTTGATAACCGGCGGAATGTCGTGTTCGGCCGTGCTCTCCTAGATTCCGGCTGCCAGCACACCCTTATCACCCGTGAGTGGGCCTCCAAGCTTCGTCTTCTCATCCACCTGGGTACCTCTGTCAATGTGGCGACTAGGCAGTTTCTTCGATTAGAAAATCGTCTAGAAAATAACCCTGATCTTCGTGTCGCCTATCATGAGTTTATGCGAGATTATCTCTCGAGTGGTCATATGGAATTGGTTCCTGAATCATTTGACCATCCTCGATATGAACCTTATTATATTCCTCATCATCCTGTTCACCGTCCAGATGATCCTGCTACTAAAATTCGAGTTGTCTTCAACGCCTCTTGCGCATCTGCTAATGGCAAATCCCTCAACGATCTTCTGCTTACCGGCCCGAAGCTGCAAGCGGACATTTCCACTCTTCTGCTTCGTTTTCGTCTACATCAATTTGTTTTTACTGCCGATATCAGACAGATGTATCGACAGATCCTGATACGCCCTGAGCAAAGGGATTATCAACGCATCGTCTGGCGTTTCTCCAAACGGGAACCCCTCCAATATTACCGTCTGAACACAGTCACCTATGGAGTTTCCTCGGCTCCTTACCTAGCACTTAGAACCCTTCATCAGCTAGCTTCGGACGACGGACTCAGATTTCCTATGGCAAGGCAAGTCTTGCTGGATGAAATTTATGTCGATGACATCTTGACCGGCTGTTCATCCGAATCTGAagctcttgaattgcgaaagcaggtTCAAGACCTGCTCATGGCGGGTGGTTTTGAGCTGCGTAAATGGGCTACTAATCATCTTCCCCTGCTAGATGGTATCCCATCTGATCATCGTAGGGAATCCTCCTCTATTGACCCCCTTCTTCTTGACCGTGAACCAAGTCTCAAAATTCTGGGACTTGGATGGAATCCTGCATCTGATCACTTCTTTTATTCCGTCCGTTTAAACTCAACGACAGTCACCAAACGGAATGTGCTGAGTCAGATGGCTAGAATCTTCGATCCTTTGGGATGGCTAACTCCAGTCACTTTCTATGCCAAAATCTTCTTTCGTCAGCTCTGTCTACTTCATCTAGAATGGGATCAACCTCTCTCGAATGAGATTCAAAACCGGTGGTTGCAGTTTCAATCCCAGCTTCCCACTTTGACAGAGCTTCACATACCACGATTCATCCCTGCCATTTCTTCTTCTGCTCATCGCTTCATCGGCTTCTGTGATGCCTCTGAATCCGGCTATGCTGCAGTTGTTTATCTAAGCACTCCTACATCGTCCGGTCGATTCCACGTGTCTCTTCTAGCGGCCAAATCCAAAATTTCTCCTTGTAAGGCAATGTCCTTGCCTCGTCTAGAACTCTGCGGTGCccatcttctcgcaaaactcatGCATCATTTGTCTACCCGCGCTTTACAGAATCTCAGTGCTGACTATATTGCCTTTTGCGATTCTTCTGTTGCCTTGTCGTGGATCCGTGGTGAGAGTCACAGGTGGAAGACATTTGTTGGCAATCGAGTCGCTGAGATACAGGATTTGATTCCTTCTAATTGCTGGAGGCATGTGATATCTGAAGACAATCCAGCTGATTGCGCCTCTCGAGGATTGATGCCCTCAGATATTCATCACCACCCATTGTGGTGGCGCGGTCCTCCTTGGTTGTCTCTCGACCCATCATCGTGGCCTCTTTCCTCTGTCGATTCATCTCAAACTGAACAGGTGGACGACGAAGCAAAGCCGATCTCCTCCTTAATGTTAGCGGCCATCTCCAATGAACCCACCTTCATAGAACGTTTCTCTTCGTATCTTCGTCTCAAGCGCGTAACTGCCTTTTGTCGACGTTTCATGGTAAATGCTCGTCGTCCATCTTTCCCTCGCTCAGGTTTCCTCTCCTCTATTGAGCTTCAAGAAGCTGAAATTTGTTTGATACGTCTAGTTCAGTCTCTGCATTTCGCTGAGGAGCTAGCTGAACTTAAAAAACCTTCTTCTCGTCATCGGCTTGTCATGAAACTCCATCTATTTCTCGACAATCATGAACTTATACGTGTCGGTGGTCGCCTTTCAGCCTCCTTACTACCTTATTAA